CGACCGCGACGAATGAGTTCAAAGCGTACACTGAAAAAGACGTACCCGCGTTGATCGCGGATTTGAAAGCGGCGGAGCGGGTGATCGGTTTCAACATTCTCAACTTTGATTATCCGGTATTGAAAGCGTACACGAACGAACGCCTCAACGATTTGAAATCACTCGACTTGCTCGACGACCTGTACAACAAGCTGGGTTTCCGAGTTAGTCTCGATACGCTCGCGAACGCGACGCTCGGCAAAAATAAATCGGCGGATGGCTTGCAAGCGATTCAATGGTTTCGCGAGGGCAAGCTGGAGGAATTGATCGCGTATTGTCGCGATGACGTCGCGGTGACCAAGCAATTGTTCGAGTTTGGACGCGACCAGGGTTACGTGCAGTATCGCGACAAATTCAACCGCGCACATCAAGTTCGTGTGACGTGGCAGTAGGGGTGAGGTATTTGCAACGGATCCGGAATTCGGACGCGCGATGTGGCAAATGCCTCGCCCGTACAATTTTGCCGCGTCGCACAATCGGCATATAATTACAGACGAACCCCTATCACAATCCCCATCAAATCATTTCGGTCGGTCGATGTGAAGCGACTCGCGAGAGGAGGTGATGCGTCCCCAAACTTGCACACCTAACCACTCGGAGTCAGGTTCAGAATCCAAAGGAGGAGTAGGAATGCGTACTCGAATGTTCGTGCTCGTCGCTTTGCTCGTTGCTGTCGCGTTGGTCCTGGGCGCGTGCGCTGGTCCCGCCGCCACAACCGGTGGCAAGCTCAAGATCGGTCTCGTCACCGATACCGGCGGCGTGAATGACAAATCGTTCAACCAGTCGGCGTGGGCGGGCGTACAAAAAGCCGTCAAAGACCTGGGCGGCGAAGCCAAGTTCATCGAATCGAAACAGCCCACCGATTACGAAAAGAACATTGATCAGTTCGCCACCGAAAAGTACGATGTCGTCATCAGCGTTGGTTTCTTGATGGGCGATGCCACGGCGGCGAAAGCCAAGCAGTACCCCAACTTGAAATTCGCGATCATTGACAACGCGTACTTTCCGACCAAGGGTGACAAGAATTGCCCAGAAACGGTCAAGGATTGCTACGCCGATGGCGGACTCAAGAATGTCACGTCGTTGATGTTCCAGGAAGATGAAGTTGGATTTCTCGCGGGCGTGGTGGCGGGCGGCATGACCAAAACCAATGTCGTCTGCACGATTTCTGGGATGGAAATTCCTCCCGTCGTTCGCTTTGTCGTCGGTTTCCAGAACGGCGCCAAGTGGATGAAGCCGGGTGTGCAAGCACTCAACACATACATCCCCTCGTTCACGGATCCCGCCAAGGGTAAAGAGACCGCGACGCAAATGATCGGACAAAAATGCGACGTGGGCTTTGGCGTCGGCGGCAACACCGGCAACGGTGGTTTGCTCGCGATGAAAGAAAAGGGCTTGATGGCGATTGGCGTGGACGTGGATCAGTACATCACGTACCCCGAAGTGAAGGACGCGCTGGTCACGAGCGCGGCGAAGAACGTGGACGTTGCCGTGTTCAATTACTTGAAGGCGGTCAGCGAGAAATCCGACAAAGCCGGCATGAGCACCGCGAATTTGAAGAACGGCGGTGTGGGGCTTGCGCCGTATCACGACTGGGAAAGCAAAGTTCCGGCCGATGTGAAAGCGAAAGTGAAGGAAGCGACCGACGCGTTGATTAGCGGCAAACTGGCGACCGGTTACAAGCCGTAAACGCGACAACTGAATAACGATTCAACACGCAAGGTGCTGTGCCACGCGGCACAGCACCTTTTTGTAGATTGTACCCCTCCCTCACCCTCCCCTTGCCAAGGGGAGGGATGGGGTGGGGTTGCAAGGAGCACCAATGACCTTTGCTCTTCAAGCCAACGGGATCACGAAACGGTTTCCGGGCGTGCTCGCGAACGACAACGTGAGTTTCGATTTGAAACGCGGCGAGATTCACGGCTTGCTCGGCGAGAATGGCGCGGGCAAAACGACGCTGATGAATATTCTGTACGGTTTGTATCAACCGGACGAGGGACAGATTTCACTCGACGGCAAACCGACGCGCATCACCAGTCCGCACGATGCGATCGCGCAAGGCATCGGGATGGTGCACCAACACTTTATGCTCGTGCCGCCGCTCACCGTGACCGAAAACATTATGCTGGGTCAGGAGGCATTGCGACCGGCGATGCAATTCCTGGGTCGCCTCGCGCCGCTCGACCGCAAGACCGCGTCCGCGCGCATCCGCGAATTGTCGCACCAGTACGGATTGGATATTGACTCGGACGCGTACGTCAAGGATTTGTCGGTCGGCGCGCAACAACGCGTCGAGATCGTCAAGGCGTTGTATCGCCGCGCGGATATTTTGATTCTCGACGAGCCAACCGCGGTGCTCACGCCGCAAGAAGCGGACGATCTGTTTCACATCATGAGCGGGATGGCGGTCTCCGGCAAGTCCATCATTTTCATCACGCACAAATTGCGCGAGATGCAAATCGTGGCGGATCGCATTAGCGTGATGCGCGGCGGCAAAATGGTCGGCACGACGACGCCGCACGAGGCGACCCAGGAAATGCTCGCGGAGATGATGGTCGGACGCAAGGTGATTTTGCAAGTGGATAAAGCGCCGATGCGCGCGGGCGATGTGGTGTTGCGCGCCGAAAATTTGCAGGCACAGGATGATCGCCACCATCAAATTGTCAATGGCGTGTCGTTCGAGGTGCGCGCCGGCGAAATCCTGGGGATTGCCGGCGTGCAGGGCAACGGACAACGCGAGTTGGTCGAGGCGCTCACCGGTTTGCGTCACGTTACGGGCGGCAACATCGAATTGCTGGGTCACGATGTCACGCGCGCGACGCCGCGCCACATCACCGAGTTGGGCGCGGCGCACGTGCCCGAAGACCGGCACAAACACGGCTTGGTGTTGAGTTTTCCGATTCGCGATAATTTTGTCCTGTGCACGTACTATAAATCGCCGTTCGTGACGGGCTGGGAGTTGGACGAGGCGCGCATCGCGCAAGAGGCGGACAAGTTGGTGCGCGAGTTTGATGTGCGCACGCCGAGCATCGAGACGCACGCGGGATCGTTGTCCGGCGGCAATCAGCAAAAGGTGATCGTCGCGCGCGAGTTGGATCGCCCGGTGAAATTGCTGATCGTCAATCAACCGACGCGCGGCTTGGACGTTGGCTCGATTGAATTCATTCACAAACGCATCATCGCCGCGCGCGATAGCGGCGCTGCCGTATTGCTCGTCTCCGCCGAGTTAGACGAAGTGCTCTCGCTCGCGGATCGCATCGCGGTGATGTACAAAGGCAGTATCTTGCAAACGCTCGATGCGCGCGACGCGACGCGCGAACAACTGGGTCTGTTGATGGCAGGCGTCAAGGAAGGCAAACATGTCTAGCGTAGCAGAAGCGCGTGCACCGCGCGCGGATTGGTTGCGCGTGCTCGACCTCCTCAGTATGCCCGCGCTCGCGATGGTGTTGGCATTCGTCGGCGGCGCGCTGATTATTTGGATCACGAGTGGCAGTCTGATTACCGTTGGCGAGGCGTACGGCGGGATGATCAATGGCGCATTCTTCAAGACGCGCGGGTTTAGCGAAACCTTGGTCGCGACGACGCCGTACATTTTCCTGGGTCTTGCGCTCGCGCTCGGTTTCAAAGCCGGGTTGTTCAACATCGGCGTCGAGGGGCAATTTTTCGTCGGCGCGATTGGCGCGGCGTGGGTCGGCAGCGCGTTCTCTGGTCTGCCGGCGATCATTCATCTGCCGCTCGCGCTGGGCGCGGGCGCGCTGGGCGGCGCACTCTGGGCAATGATTCCTGGTTACCTCAAAGCGAAAACTGGCGCGCACGAAGTCATCAACACGATCATGATGAATTACATCGCGTTTCGCCTCACCGAGTTTGTGGTCAGCGGTCCGTTGCGCGACGCCCATTCGAGCGCGGTGCAGACGCCGCGCGTTGCGCCAAACGCCGAGCTGTGGTCGCTGTATGCGATTCCCGAACGCTTGGGCGATCCGCTGAACGCGTTGGGCGTCGCGCTCGTGTGCGCGTTTCTCGGTTGGACGTTCGCAACCTGGCAGACTGCGCGTCCGAGTGCGGCGCGCCGTTTTGCGTCCGCGTCACAACGCCGCCTCGCAACCCTGGGTGTCGGCGCGGTAGTCGGCATCGTGACGTTTCTCGTTTTGCCGCCGCTCACACGCGCGTGGTGGCTCCTGAACGATCAGTACGATCGTTTGCACATCGGTATTTTCCTCGCGCTCGTGACCGCAGTTGCCGTGTGGCGTTTGTTGTGGAAGACGACGCTCGGCTTTGAGATGCGAATGGTCGGCGCGAATCCGGACGCGGCGAAGTACGCCGGCATCAACAGCACGCGCAACATCGTCGTGACGATGGCGCT
This genomic window from Chloroflexota bacterium contains:
- a CDS encoding ribonuclease H-like domain-containing protein is translated as MNDIFFDLETQKSFQEVGGRENLKLLRVSVAVTFATATNEFKAYTEKDVPALIADLKAAERVIGFNILNFDYPVLKAYTNERLNDLKSLDLLDDLYNKLGFRVSLDTLANATLGKNKSADGLQAIQWFREGKLEELIAYCRDDVAVTKQLFEFGRDQGYVQYRDKFNRAHQVRVTWQ
- a CDS encoding BMP family ABC transporter substrate-binding protein — translated: MRTRMFVLVALLVAVALVLGACAGPAATTGGKLKIGLVTDTGGVNDKSFNQSAWAGVQKAVKDLGGEAKFIESKQPTDYEKNIDQFATEKYDVVISVGFLMGDATAAKAKQYPNLKFAIIDNAYFPTKGDKNCPETVKDCYADGGLKNVTSLMFQEDEVGFLAGVVAGGMTKTNVVCTISGMEIPPVVRFVVGFQNGAKWMKPGVQALNTYIPSFTDPAKGKETATQMIGQKCDVGFGVGGNTGNGGLLAMKEKGLMAIGVDVDQYITYPEVKDALVTSAAKNVDVAVFNYLKAVSEKSDKAGMSTANLKNGGVGLAPYHDWESKVPADVKAKVKEATDALISGKLATGYKP
- a CDS encoding ABC transporter ATP-binding protein, yielding MTFALQANGITKRFPGVLANDNVSFDLKRGEIHGLLGENGAGKTTLMNILYGLYQPDEGQISLDGKPTRITSPHDAIAQGIGMVHQHFMLVPPLTVTENIMLGQEALRPAMQFLGRLAPLDRKTASARIRELSHQYGLDIDSDAYVKDLSVGAQQRVEIVKALYRRADILILDEPTAVLTPQEADDLFHIMSGMAVSGKSIIFITHKLREMQIVADRISVMRGGKMVGTTTPHEATQEMLAEMMVGRKVILQVDKAPMRAGDVVLRAENLQAQDDRHHQIVNGVSFEVRAGEILGIAGVQGNGQRELVEALTGLRHVTGGNIELLGHDVTRATPRHITELGAAHVPEDRHKHGLVLSFPIRDNFVLCTYYKSPFVTGWELDEARIAQEADKLVREFDVRTPSIETHAGSLSGGNQQKVIVARELDRPVKLLIVNQPTRGLDVGSIEFIHKRIIAARDSGAAVLLVSAELDEVLSLADRIAVMYKGSILQTLDARDATREQLGLLMAGVKEGKHV
- a CDS encoding ABC transporter permease, which gives rise to MSSVAEARAPRADWLRVLDLLSMPALAMVLAFVGGALIIWITSGSLITVGEAYGGMINGAFFKTRGFSETLVATTPYIFLGLALALGFKAGLFNIGVEGQFFVGAIGAAWVGSAFSGLPAIIHLPLALGAGALGGALWAMIPGYLKAKTGAHEVINTIMMNYIAFRLTEFVVSGPLRDAHSSAVQTPRVAPNAELWSLYAIPERLGDPLNALGVALVCAFLGWTFATWQTARPSAARRFASASQRRLATLGVGAVVGIVTFLVLPPLTRAWWLLNDQYDRLHIGIFLALVTAVAVWRLLWKTTLGFEMRMVGANPDAAKYAGINSTRNIVVTMALSGALAGVAGTIEVLGVSICRCLPLFFSSGYGFDSIAIALLAQNHPFGIVLGSFVFGAMRNGADLMELNSGVSKYVISLIQGLVLLFVAAPAMVRWLLRLRARAGEEQATITRGWGG